One window of the Janthinobacterium sp. PAMC25594 genome contains the following:
- a CDS encoding Crp/Fnr family transcriptional regulator produces MTYPDITLKDAVRAANWAQLLDPVQMARVEADVFETFVPKGGFVCRKGEPVDNWIGVISGMVKMNNFSASGKAMTFIGVPPGSWFGEGSLLKNEIRKYDTMALRDTRVARLPGATFHWLLETSLPFTRFLLMQLNERLGQFIGMVENERLLDLNTRVARCLASMFNSHLYPGVETLVQLSQEEIGLLSGSSRQRANQALQVLEKKGLLRLDYGGIRVLDLEGLRRYEADDAI; encoded by the coding sequence ATGACCTACCCTGATATCACGCTGAAGGATGCCGTGCGCGCGGCCAACTGGGCGCAGCTGCTCGATCCCGTGCAAATGGCCCGCGTCGAGGCGGATGTGTTTGAAACCTTCGTGCCGAAAGGCGGCTTTGTCTGCCGCAAGGGCGAGCCGGTGGACAACTGGATCGGCGTCATCAGCGGCATGGTCAAGATGAATAATTTTTCTGCCTCCGGCAAGGCCATGACCTTCATCGGCGTGCCGCCCGGCAGCTGGTTTGGCGAAGGTTCGCTGCTGAAAAACGAAATCCGCAAATACGACACCATGGCGCTGCGCGACACGCGCGTGGCGCGCCTGCCCGGTGCCACCTTCCACTGGCTGCTGGAAACGAGTCTGCCATTCACGCGTTTCCTGCTGATGCAGCTCAATGAGCGCCTGGGCCAGTTCATCGGCATGGTGGAAAACGAGCGCCTGCTCGACCTGAACACGCGCGTAGCGCGCTGCCTGGCCTCGATGTTCAACTCGCATTTGTACCCGGGCGTGGAAACCCTGGTGCAGCTGTCGCAGGAAGAGATCGGCCTGCTGTCGGGCTCTTCGCGCCAGCGCGCCAACCAGGCCTTGCAGGTGCTGGAAAAAAAGGGTTTATTGCGCCTCGATTACGGCGGCATCCGCGTGCTGGACCTGGAAGGCTTGCGCCGCTACGAGGCCGATGATGCCATCTGA
- a CDS encoding ABC transporter ATP-binding protein — protein MQMNEPDAHFGTARKTGPVILDLKNISLSFGGVKALTDISFDVKQHEIRAIIGPNGAGKSSMLNVINGVYRPQQGEIIYRGEHRRGMDCYAAAKSGIARTFQNIALFKGMTVLDNIMTGRNLKMKSNFLLQALYWGPARREEIEHRKKAEEIIDFLEIQAIRKTPVGRLPYGLQKRVELGRALVAEPEILLLDEPMAGMNVEEKQDMCRFILDVNDQLGTTIVLIEHDMGVVMDISDRVVVLDYGKKIGDGTPDEVRSNQDVINAYLGVAH, from the coding sequence ATGCAAATGAACGAACCCGACGCCCATTTCGGCACGGCCCGCAAGACCGGCCCCGTGATCCTCGACCTGAAGAACATCTCGCTGTCGTTCGGCGGCGTGAAAGCGCTGACCGACATCTCGTTTGACGTCAAACAGCATGAAATCCGCGCCATCATCGGCCCGAACGGCGCCGGCAAGAGCTCGATGCTGAACGTGATCAATGGCGTGTACCGCCCGCAGCAGGGCGAGATCATTTACCGGGGCGAGCACCGGCGCGGCATGGATTGCTACGCGGCCGCCAAGTCCGGCATTGCGCGCACCTTCCAGAACATCGCCCTGTTCAAGGGCATGACGGTGCTGGACAACATCATGACGGGGCGCAACCTCAAAATGAAGTCGAATTTTCTCTTGCAAGCCCTGTATTGGGGTCCGGCGCGGCGCGAGGAAATCGAGCACCGCAAGAAGGCAGAGGAGATCATCGACTTCCTGGAAATCCAGGCCATCCGCAAGACGCCCGTGGGGCGCCTGCCCTACGGCTTGCAAAAGCGCGTGGAACTGGGCCGCGCACTGGTGGCCGAACCGGAAATTTTGCTGCTCGATGAACCGATGGCCGGCATGAACGTGGAAGAAAAGCAGGACATGTGCCGCTTCATCCTCGACGTCAACGACCAGCTGGGCACGACGATCGTGCTGATCGAGCACGACATGGGCGTGGTGATGGATATCTCCGACCGCGTGGTGGTACTCGACTACGGCAAGAAGATCGGCGACGGCACGCCCGACGAGGTGCGCAGCAACCAGGATGTCATCAACGCCTATCTCGGCGTGGCCCACTAA
- a CDS encoding AMP-binding protein has protein sequence MPTFPRRLLQHGIVRSDKPAFREKHLGIWQTWTWSQVNEEVRALACGLAAIGFQRGMNLAIIGDNRPRLYWAMLAAQSLGGVPVPLYQDAPAADMAYVLQDAEIRYAIVEDQEQVDKLLELKALYPHVAHIAYDDERGMRHYRQPELTSFAALQVLGRAYDREHPGFYEAAVEAGAGHDSAVILYTSGTTGKPKGVCQSHTALLAAGVGGVAFDKLTDEEDILSYLPMAWVGDCLFSLAQAMVAGFTVNCPESGDTVMIDMREIGPTCYFAPPRVFENMLTSVMIRMEDASSIKRRMFSHFMDVAKRCGAQILDGKPVSLADRLSYKLGELLVYGPLKNVLGLSRVRVAYTAGAAIGPDLFRFYRSIGVNLKQLYGSTETCAYVCLQPDGNIKFDSVGLPAPGVEVKLAANGEVLVKSPATMSGYFKRPDATAEVIDADGYFHTGDAGVFDSEGHLKIIDRAADVGKLTCGAIFAPNYIENKLKFFPFIKEVVAFGHARDQVCAFINIDIEAVGNWSERRGIAYAGYTDLAARAETYGLIRDCIEQVNAELAADPLMDRTQVHRFLVLHKELDPDDDELTRTRKVRRKFIAEKYAVLISALYEGKATQYIETQVKFEDGRTGSTSANLQIWDSKTYRPQGLAA, from the coding sequence ATGCCGACTTTTCCACGGCGCTTATTGCAACACGGGATAGTACGATCCGACAAGCCCGCCTTTCGCGAAAAACACCTGGGTATCTGGCAAACCTGGACCTGGTCCCAGGTCAACGAGGAGGTGCGCGCGCTGGCCTGCGGCCTGGCTGCCATCGGCTTCCAGCGCGGCATGAACCTGGCCATCATCGGCGACAACCGTCCCCGCCTGTACTGGGCCATGCTGGCAGCGCAAAGCCTGGGCGGCGTGCCCGTGCCTCTGTACCAGGACGCGCCGGCCGCCGACATGGCCTACGTGCTGCAGGACGCGGAAATCCGCTACGCCATCGTCGAAGACCAGGAGCAGGTCGACAAGCTGCTTGAACTGAAAGCGCTGTATCCGCACGTCGCCCACATCGCGTATGACGATGAACGCGGCATGCGCCATTACCGCCAGCCGGAGCTGACGTCCTTTGCCGCCCTGCAGGTGCTGGGCCGGGCCTACGACCGCGAGCATCCGGGTTTTTATGAGGCAGCGGTGGAAGCCGGTGCCGGCCACGACTCGGCCGTCATCCTGTACACCTCGGGCACCACGGGCAAGCCGAAGGGCGTGTGCCAGAGCCATACGGCGCTGCTGGCCGCCGGCGTTGGCGGTGTGGCCTTCGACAAGCTCACCGACGAGGAAGATATCCTCTCCTACCTGCCCATGGCGTGGGTCGGCGACTGCCTGTTTTCGCTGGCGCAGGCGATGGTGGCCGGCTTCACCGTCAACTGCCCCGAATCGGGCGACACGGTGATGATCGACATGCGCGAAATCGGCCCCACTTGCTACTTTGCGCCGCCGCGCGTGTTCGAAAACATGCTCACCAGCGTGATGATACGCATGGAAGACGCGAGCAGCATCAAGCGCCGCATGTTCAGCCATTTCATGGACGTGGCCAAGCGCTGCGGCGCGCAGATCCTCGATGGCAAGCCCGTGTCGCTGGCGGATCGCCTCAGCTACAAGCTGGGCGAGCTGCTGGTCTACGGTCCCCTGAAAAACGTGCTGGGACTGTCGCGCGTGCGCGTCGCCTACACGGCCGGCGCCGCCATCGGCCCCGACCTGTTCCGCTTCTACCGCTCGATCGGCGTCAACCTCAAGCAGCTGTACGGCTCCACCGAAACCTGCGCCTATGTATGTCTGCAGCCGGACGGCAATATCAAGTTCGACAGCGTGGGCCTGCCCGCACCGGGCGTGGAAGTCAAGCTGGCGGCCAATGGCGAAGTGCTGGTCAAGTCGCCCGCCACCATGAGCGGCTACTTCAAGCGTCCCGATGCCACCGCCGAAGTGATCGATGCCGACGGCTACTTTCATACGGGAGACGCGGGCGTGTTCGACAGCGAAGGCCACTTGAAAATCATCGACCGCGCGGCCGATGTCGGCAAGCTGACGTGCGGCGCCATCTTCGCGCCCAACTACATCGAAAACAAGCTCAAGTTCTTCCCCTTCATCAAGGAAGTGGTGGCCTTCGGCCATGCGCGCGACCAGGTGTGCGCCTTCATCAATATCGACATCGAAGCGGTGGGCAACTGGTCCGAGCGGCGCGGCATCGCGTATGCCGGCTACACCGACCTGGCCGCGCGCGCCGAAACCTACGGATTGATCCGCGACTGCATCGAGCAGGTCAACGCGGAACTGGCGGCCGATCCGCTGATGGACCGCACGCAGGTGCACCGCTTCCTGGTGCTGCACAAGGAACTCGACCCGGACGACGACGAACTGACGCGCACGCGCAAGGTACGTCGCAAATTCATCGCCGAAAAATATGCGGTGCTCATTTCCGCCCTGTATGAGGGCAAGGCGACGCAATACATCGAGACCCAGGTGAAATTCGAGGATGGCCGCACCGGTTCGACCAGCGCCAACCTGCAGATCTGGGACAGCAAAACGTATCGGCCCCAGGGCCTGGCCGCATGA
- a CDS encoding branched-chain amino acid ABC transporter permease: MNFFFEVLIGGLLSGVMYALVAIGFVLIYKASGVFNFAQGAMVFFAALTCVGIMDKFGLSLWLAIPLTMLTMIALGMAIERVVLRPLVNQPEITLFMATIGLSFFIEGLAQLMWGSQVHKLDLPFEDVPMQFLMDRFDINISQFDLMAAGICALLVICLALLFSKTKVGRALRAVADDHQAALAVGIPLQRIWAVVWGVAGLVAMVAGLLWGARNGVQFALTFIALKALPVLILGGFTSVPGAIVGGLIIGASEKLAEVYLGPMVGGGIEGWFPYVLALLFLLVRPEGLFGEKIIRRI; this comes from the coding sequence ATCAATTTTTTCTTTGAAGTGCTGATCGGCGGTCTGCTGTCGGGCGTCATGTACGCGCTGGTGGCGATCGGTTTTGTGCTGATCTACAAGGCCTCGGGCGTGTTCAATTTTGCGCAGGGAGCGATGGTGTTTTTCGCCGCCCTCACCTGCGTCGGCATCATGGACAAGTTCGGCCTGTCGCTATGGCTGGCCATTCCGCTGACGATGCTCACCATGATAGCTCTGGGCATGGCGATTGAACGGGTGGTCTTGCGCCCGCTCGTCAACCAGCCGGAAATCACGCTGTTCATGGCCACCATCGGCCTGAGCTTTTTCATCGAAGGCCTGGCGCAGCTGATGTGGGGCTCGCAAGTGCACAAGCTGGACTTGCCCTTCGAAGACGTACCGATGCAGTTCCTGATGGACCGCTTCGACATCAACATCTCGCAGTTCGACCTGATGGCGGCCGGCATCTGCGCGCTGCTGGTGATCTGCCTGGCCCTGCTGTTCTCGAAAACCAAGGTGGGCCGCGCCCTGCGCGCCGTCGCCGACGATCACCAGGCGGCGCTGGCGGTGGGCATCCCGCTGCAGCGCATCTGGGCCGTGGTGTGGGGCGTGGCGGGTCTGGTGGCCATGGTGGCGGGCTTGCTGTGGGGCGCGCGCAACGGGGTGCAGTTCGCCCTCACCTTCATCGCCCTCAAAGCCTTGCCGGTGCTGATACTCGGCGGCTTTACTTCCGTGCCGGGCGCCATCGTCGGTGGCCTGATCATCGGCGCCTCGGAAAAGCTGGCCGAAGTCTACCTGGGCCCCATGGTGGGCGGCGGCATTGAAGGCTGGTTCCCGTATGTGCTGGCCCTGCTGTT